TCGCCGTGAAGTGAATCGAGGAGATATTCAAGGCTGGATGTTATACTTTCACCCAGATTTGATACGCAATACTCACCTGGGCAGTATCATCGATCAATACTCTTTCTTCAACTATGATGTCTTTGAAGCTTTGCACCTCTCCGAAGAGGAAGAGCAGCGTGTCAATATATGTCTGGAAAACATCAAAAGCGAGTACGAGCAGCGCATCGACAACCACAGTCAGCGAGTGATTGTATCTAATCTGGAATTGCTTTTGAATTATGCCCTGCGATTCTATGAGAGGCAATTCAATACCAGAACCAATCAAAGTAAAGATGTCGTTGCCCAATTTGAACGGTCACTCAAGCGGTATTATCGAGAGAATAAAGCATTGAACCAGGGAGTTCCTTCTATTCAGGATTTTGCAGAAGAAGCCAATTTATCGCAACACTATTTCAGTGACTTGATCAAAAAAGAAACAGGCCGATCGCCCAAGGATCATATTAATGAACACATTGTGGAGCAAGCAAAAAACAAGCTCATGGGTTCGGAGCTTTCGATCAGCGAAATTGCCTATGACCTGGGGTTCAACTATCCGCACTATTTCACAAGGTTGTTTAAGTCGAAAACAGGTCAAACTCCGGTGGAGTACCGGAATGGGAATTAGCACACCTTATCAAAATTACCTTTTACCCTACTTCGCTAGTCGCTTCGTCTCCCTAAAGGGTAAGGAAATTTGGAAACCTGCATTTTGTGTTATTCCCTCTGCAAGCTGTGTCGTTTAACCATATGCAGGATGACGACATTTACCTCATCAAATTAAAAACACAACAAAAATGAGTCAAGCAATCAAAACCCTCCATCTGGAGGAAGTAATAGCAAAACATTCTCAGGACATGACCGGAAAAGTGGTTGCCATCACAGGTACCACCAGCGGTACTGGGTTTGTTTGCGCACGTGAAGTGGCCAAAAGAGGGGCCACAGTCCTATTGTTAAATCGAAAAAGTGAACGTTCAGCCAATGCACTTGAACAATTAACAGCGGCTGTACCATCAGCTACATTTGAAGCCATCGATTGTGATCTTCAAAATTTTGAAAGTGTCCGCGCGGCGGCTGATGCTATCAGCACGAAATATGAAGTGGTAGATGTTCTCGTCAACAATGCCGGTGTGATGGCACTCAAAGACGGTGCAACCGGAGACGGATACGATGTGCAGATGCAAACTAATGTGATCTCGCACTTCCTGTTGACCAAAGAGCTATTTCCGTTATTGAAAAAGAGTCAACAAGCAAGGATCGTCAATCACTCTTCCATGGCAAGACTAGGTGGACCTTTAGACATGAAGTATTTGGAGGCGAAAGGTGGCAACCTGGGTGGTGATGGAACGGAGGAAGAAAATAGCAGCTTCAAGGGGCCACGTTGGGAACGGTATCACCAAACGAAGCTGGCAAACTGTGCCTTTACCTACGGCTTGAAAGAAAAGCTAGCTGCGAATGGTATTGATCATATACTTCCTTTGCTCGCCCATCCTGGATTAGCCGCAACGAGCCTTCAGGTGACTACTGCCGCTGATGGAGGCATGGAAAGTAATAGTCCCTTTATGCAACAAGCACAATCTGCAGAAGATGGTGCAACAGGCATCATCCGTGCTGCGATGGATCCAGCTTCAACCTCCGGGGACTTCTACGGACCTACCGCAGGCTGGAATGGCTTCCCCGATAAATTGACCCCTGAGGACTATTTGTATTCAGAGGAGACAATCAACACCAATTGGGATGGTTGTGAGAAGGCTGTTGGCGTATTTGAATTTTAAATTTTTCTTATTTCGAACCAGCGAAAGCCTGCCAATCATGGTGGGCTTTTTTTCATTCTCAGCTATCAATAAAGTTTTCTTTTACTGAAATCAAAATGTCTTGAAACACAGCCTCAATTTCCATCAGGAGATGTCCGGCACCTGTAACATAATGTGGCTCGGCCTGGGGTAAAAACGTTGCCATGGCCCTGGCCCCCTGGATGGGTGATAAGGTATCTTCTTCTCCATGCCAAATATGAATAGGACAGTCGATCTTATCGTAATTGATCTTCCAGTCTTTCGACAGGATTCGCATATCAGCAATATGACCTTCTGCTCCGTTGATGTAAGCTTCGCGGCAGTGGTCCAGTATTACCTGAAATGTGCCGTTTTCTTTCATCGCAAGAATGGTTCTTCGATCCGTATCACCAACTTGTTTCATCACTGACTGGTCAAAGGCCTTCTCAGGATCGTTAAGCATGCTTTTGGCAAAACTTCTACTTGCGTACCGCATCAAAAATGGGGCGTATTTGCTCAGAAAATAACCTAGAACATTTCCCCAGGCCATCTCTTTTCGAATACCGGGAATATCTTGCGGCGCAGCACTGCTGATCAATGTTAAGGATGACATACGATCCGATAAGGCGGCAGCACAAGCCATGGCGTACGGGCCTCCACCTGAACCTCCACCAAGGGCAAATTTTTCTATTCTCAAATGATCCAATAATGCCTGAACATCCGCTACCCAGCTCATCAGCGTCGCATCGGGATTAGCAGTTGAAAGGCCATAACCCGGACGCTCGGGATAAATCATTTTTACTCCAATCTCATGGAGAATCTCGTCATCCATGGAAATCCTGGAACCTGGTGTGCCGTGAAACATGATAAAGGGTATTCCCTCTTCTGGCCCATAAATTGCATAACTGAGCGTCCGCTGATCTCGAAGCGAAAAGGACATACGGGTCCTGTCCACAGCCTTTGCCGAAGTTGACATATTCATTCAAAAAAGTCTTTACTATTTAGGATCTATGCGGCGAATTGCGTCCTCTGTTCTTTGGTCACGATGAAGCACCCATTTCTTTTTCGTTTCAAAAATCAGTCGGTAGATTTCCAGATCTAACTCATGTCGCCTGTCACCGAATGATTCTTTGATCTTATCATCGATCTGTAGTAGCGTAGCTTGTTCCTTGACCACTAAAGCATAGTCGAGGTTCGCTTGATCCGCAAATCGGTAATAGATGGTCTGCATATCACTTGGTGAAATCTCCATGAGTTTCTTAAACGCTCGACTAAAGGTTTCATAGTTTTCATAACCAAGCTTATAGGCCACCTGACGTACTTGTGCATCAGATTGCAGTAACTCGGTACTTTTCAGAATCCTTAAGTATTCATGGTACTGAACAGGAGTAATGCCTGTTTCAGATTTAAAGGTCCTGAACAGTTGAACTTTGGAAAGACAAGCAACATCAGCCAATTCATCTACATTCACAGGCCGATGATGATTGGCCTGCAGATAATCGATGATAACTTTTGTCTTACTCACCTGACAAAGATAAGAGCTGGTTTTGGGGAATAAATGACGAATTATTTCATTTTCAGAGTCAGGTACGGTATTGATCTAATCCCTTCTTTCTGACAATCAAGGCCAATATGACTAATGCCAGCCAGAATTTAACGCTTCAACTCATCCCCGTTTCATAACAATTCAGTGATTGATTCTTGAAGGCATGTACCAGTTGCACTAGATTGATTTCAAATTCTAAACCAACCCTGTGATGAAGGAATCAATCATCCGTCCTGTAAGCTCAGACAACCGCATACAATCATTGGATCTGTTGAGAGGATTTGCGATCCTCGGCATTCTAATCATGAATATTCAAAGCTTTTCCATGCCGGGAGCTGCCTATATGAACCCTTCCAGTTATGGGGATTTCTCCGGATTCAATCGATGGGTTTGGATGGTTAGCCATGTACTGGCTGATCAAAAATTCATGACCATTTTTTCAATTCTTTTTGGTGCCGGGATTGTGCTTGTCACCCAGAATGCCGAATCCAAATATGGTAATTCCGCAGAACTGCATTACAAGCGAAATTTTGGTTTACTGCTCATTGGCCTTCTTCATGCCCATCTTATCTGGTATGGCGATATTTTGGTGACGTATGCGCTTTGTAGTTTTTTGGTCTATCTGTTTAGAAAGAAGAAACCCGGCACACTGATTATCCTTGGATTGATCCTGTTTTCCATACATTCATTGATCTATTGGTTCTTTGGCACTTCCATCCCTAATTGGCCTGCTGAGTCTGTCATTGAAGCGAAGGCTAGTTGGATGCCCTCTCAGGCCGAAATCCAGCTAGAAATCCAGACAGTCAATGGTCCCCTCTCACAACAACTCAGTCACAACTCGGAAAGTGCATTATTTCTAGAAACCATGGTATTCTTATCGTTCATGTTTTGGCGTGCCGGTGGCTTGATGCTGATCGGAATGGGGATTTACAAAATGGGTGTTTTATCTGCCCAGAAAAGCACTTCATTTTATCAAAGAGGAATCCTCCTGGGTTGGATTATTGGGTTTCCTCTCGTGATTTATGGCATGATGAAAAACTTTGAGGTTGGATGGAGTTTTGAGTATTCCATGTTTCTAGGTTCACAGTGGAATTATTGGGGCAGTTTATTTGTAAGTTTAGGATACATCTGCCTTGTGATGTTGATCGCGAAATCTGACAAGTACCACCAACTCAAAAACAGAATTGCAGCGATAGGACAAATGGCACTCACCAATTATATCTCACAATCTATCCTATGCATTTTCATTTTTCACGGGATTGGGCTTAGCCTATTTGGTCAGGTTGAAAGAAGTGGACAGGTTTTGGTCATTCTTTTCGTTTGGGCAACCCAATTTCTGTGGTCGCAACCGTGGCTGGCACGATATCGATTCGGCCCTTTGGAATGGCTCTGGAGATCAGTGACTTACGGAAAAAGTCAGCCAATGAAAAAGATCTAACCTAATGAAGTATATGATCATATTTGGATAGTCTGTCATTTGTAGCATGCTATTGGTCTCATACACAGCTTAAAGACCATTAGAAAGCCTTAAATTAATTTGATGGACACAAAGAAAGTCTTCATTAGCATCCTGACCTTAGGTCTGCTCAATGCCTATTGTACCGCACAGACCCGACTAGTTGGTGGTCCATGCGAGGGTTGTGAAGCCATTCATGAATATGGTGATCGACTTTTAAATTACGTTGATACACTTCCGAAATTCCTTGAGACGGAACCTAAACTAAAGCTTTCAGGAACGGTATATGAAAAAGATGGCCAGACTCCTGCAGCAGATGTGATCCTCTACATTTACCACACCAATCGTGACGGGATCTACGAAAAGATAGGTAACGAAAGCGGTTGGGGGCGGAGACACGGCTATTTAAGAGGCTGGGTAAAAACGGGCAATGATGGCAGATATACTTTCTACACTTTTCGACCCGCTGCCTATCCGAACGGACGTGAAGCGGAACACATTCACATCACGGTGAAAGAGCCTGACATCAACGAATACTACATCGACGATTTCCTGTTTGAAGATGACCCGCTCCTAACCCCACAAAAAAGAAGGTCCAGAAAGAATCGCGGTGGATCGGGCATAGTTGTTATCAGAAA
This DNA window, taken from Cytophagales bacterium, encodes the following:
- a CDS encoding SDR family NAD(P)-dependent oxidoreductase; translation: MSQAIKTLHLEEVIAKHSQDMTGKVVAITGTTSGTGFVCAREVAKRGATVLLLNRKSERSANALEQLTAAVPSATFEAIDCDLQNFESVRAAADAISTKYEVVDVLVNNAGVMALKDGATGDGYDVQMQTNVISHFLLTKELFPLLKKSQQARIVNHSSMARLGGPLDMKYLEAKGGNLGGDGTEEENSSFKGPRWERYHQTKLANCAFTYGLKEKLAANGIDHILPLLAHPGLAATSLQVTTAADGGMESNSPFMQQAQSAEDGATGIIRAAMDPASTSGDFYGPTAGWNGFPDKLTPEDYLYSEETINTNWDGCEKAVGVFEF
- a CDS encoding helix-turn-helix transcriptional regulator → MTENIHRNETLADLHASLGYPKPKHPLISLLDTSQLEVPASAVGRRSASNLYLISIKDKNCGVDYGRNSFDFNEGVMVFSAPGQVYTNRREVNRGDIQGWMLYFHPDLIRNTHLGSIIDQYSFFNYDVFEALHLSEEEEQRVNICLENIKSEYEQRIDNHSQRVIVSNLELLLNYALRFYERQFNTRTNQSKDVVAQFERSLKRYYRENKALNQGVPSIQDFAEEANLSQHYFSDLIKKETGRSPKDHINEHIVEQAKNKLMGSELSISEIAYDLGFNYPHYFTRLFKSKTGQTPVEYRNGN
- a CDS encoding DUF418 domain-containing protein, translated to MKESIIRPVSSDNRIQSLDLLRGFAILGILIMNIQSFSMPGAAYMNPSSYGDFSGFNRWVWMVSHVLADQKFMTIFSILFGAGIVLVTQNAESKYGNSAELHYKRNFGLLLIGLLHAHLIWYGDILVTYALCSFLVYLFRKKKPGTLIILGLILFSIHSLIYWFFGTSIPNWPAESVIEAKASWMPSQAEIQLEIQTVNGPLSQQLSHNSESALFLETMVFLSFMFWRAGGLMLIGMGIYKMGVLSAQKSTSFYQRGILLGWIIGFPLVIYGMMKNFEVGWSFEYSMFLGSQWNYWGSLFVSLGYICLVMLIAKSDKYHQLKNRIAAIGQMALTNYISQSILCIFIFHGIGLSLFGQVERSGQVLVILFVWATQFLWSQPWLARYRFGPLEWLWRSVTYGKSQPMKKI
- a CDS encoding AraC family transcriptional regulator; amino-acid sequence: MSKTKVIIDYLQANHHRPVNVDELADVACLSKVQLFRTFKSETGITPVQYHEYLRILKSTELLQSDAQVRQVAYKLGYENYETFSRAFKKLMEISPSDMQTIYYRFADQANLDYALVVKEQATLLQIDDKIKESFGDRRHELDLEIYRLIFETKKKWVLHRDQRTEDAIRRIDPK
- a CDS encoding alpha/beta hydrolase — translated: MNMSTSAKAVDRTRMSFSLRDQRTLSYAIYGPEEGIPFIMFHGTPGSRISMDDEILHEIGVKMIYPERPGYGLSTANPDATLMSWVADVQALLDHLRIEKFALGGGSGGGPYAMACAAALSDRMSSLTLISSAAPQDIPGIRKEMAWGNVLGYFLSKYAPFLMRYASRSFAKSMLNDPEKAFDQSVMKQVGDTDRRTILAMKENGTFQVILDHCREAYINGAEGHIADMRILSKDWKINYDKIDCPIHIWHGEEDTLSPIQGARAMATFLPQAEPHYVTGAGHLLMEIEAVFQDILISVKENFIDS
- a CDS encoding intradiol ring-cleavage dioxygenase, which translates into the protein MDTKKVFISILTLGLLNAYCTAQTRLVGGPCEGCEAIHEYGDRLLNYVDTLPKFLETEPKLKLSGTVYEKDGQTPAADVILYIYHTNRDGIYEKIGNESGWGRRHGYLRGWVKTGNDGRYTFYTFRPAAYPNGREAEHIHITVKEPDINEYYIDDFLFEDDPLLTPQKRRSRKNRGGSGIVVIRKDNGIPSVERDIILGLNIPDYP